The DNA window ATTCGACCTGGCGAATGAAATGCTCGCCGTGGTGACCGGCGCGGCGCAGGAACGCGGCCTGCACAACATCGTCACCGAACAAGGCAACGTCGCCAGCCTGCCGTTCGCCGACGCCTCGTTCTGCATGATCGTCACGCGCTTCTCGGCGCACCACTGGCTCGACCTGCCGGCCGCACTGCGCGAAGTCAAGCGCGTGCTCAAGCCCAACGGCCAGCTGGTCGTCATCGACATCACCGCGCCCGAAGTGCCGCTGCACGACACAACTCTGCAGGCGGTAGAACTGCTGCGCGACGGCTCGCATGTGCGCGACTACCGCCCGTCCGAGTGGACCGCGACGCTGCAAGCGGCAGGCTTCCTGCCGGAGCGCGCCGGCGACTGGAAGCTGCAAATGGTATTCGATGAATGGACCGCTCGCATGCGCACGCCGCCCGAGCGGGTGGCGGCGATCCGCAGCCTGTTCGCCAGCGCGCCGGAGGAAACGTTGAAATACTTCGAGGTTCAACCCGACGGCTCGTTCACCATCGATTCGACGCTGTTCAAGGCCACACATAAGCACAGCGACATCTACTAAACCAACAGACGTAAAAAAAGGCGCCGTCTCCGGCGCCTCTTTCACTGCATCAACTCAAGCCGGCTTACGCCTGGCCCAGCAGAGTCTCGGCGTTCGACACTTCGAACTTGCCGCCTTGTTCCACGTTCAGCTGCTTGACGACGCCGTCTTCGACCAGCATCGAATAGCGCTGCGAGCGCGTGCCCATGCCGTGCTTGCTGAAGTCGGCGTCCAGGCCCAGCGCCTTGCTGTAGGCGGCGTTGCCGTCGGCCATCATGCGGACGGTGCCGGTGGCTTTCTGGTCGCGGCCCCAAGCGCCCATGACGAAGGCGTCATTGACCGAGATGCACCAGATTTCATCGACGCCCTTGGCCTTCAGGTCGGCTGCGTGCTTGACGTAGCCTGGCACGTGCTGTGCCGAGCAGGTCGGGGTGTAGGCGCCTGGCAGGCCGAAGATCGCGATCTTCTTGCCCTTGACCAAATCTTGCACGTTGAACGTGTTCGGGCCGAGCGAGCAGCCTTCGGTTTCGGTCTCGACGAATTCGGACAGGGTGCCTTCCGGCAGGGTATCGCCAATCTTGATGGTCATGTGTGACTCCTTTTGTTGGGGTAGTGAACGTAAAAAAGCCGCGACAAGCGCGGCTTTTCCCGGCATAGAACGCACAGTATGCCTGAACCCAGGCCATCCTGCACAATCGTGCCGGATGGCCTAATCGACTCTCGGTGAGCAGTGACTCTTAGTCGGCCTGCTTGCGCAGGAAGGCTGGAATGTCGTAGGTCTCCATACCGTTCTTCTCCATCGCGCGCACTTGCTCGGAGGCCGACTCGCGACGCCATACCGCCGGCGCCTTCATGCCGTCGAAGGCCGGGGCGCCACCGCCGCCCATGCCGCCGGTCGCACCCATCGACACGCCGGCCGACGCCGCGCCGCCCATAGCGCCCGAAGGCATCATCGGGCTGTTGTGGGTACCGGTGCGCAGCAGTTGCTGCGGCACCAGCTGCACGTGCTTCTTGCCCTTGCCCAGACCAGTGGCCACCACGGTGACGCGGATCTCGTCGCCCATGGTGTCGTCGTAAGCGATACCCTGTGCGATCGAAGCGTCCGGCGCCGCGAACGCGCGCACGGCGGCCATGACTTCCTTGATCTCCTTACCTTTCAGGCCACGGCTTGCAGTCACGTTGACCAGCACACCGCGCGCGCCCGACAGGTCGACGCCGTCCAGCAGCGGCGAAGCCACCGCCTGTTCGGCCGCGATGCGCGCGCGGTCGATGCCCGACGCGGTCGCGGTGCCCATCATGGCTTTGCCCTGCTCGCCCATGATGGTTTTCACGTCGTTGAAGTCGACGTTGATGTGGCCCGGCACGTTGATGATCTCGGCGATACCGGCGACGGCGTTGTTCAGCACATCGTCGGCGTGCTGCAGCCACTCGATCAGCGATTCATCTTCGTAGATTTCTTCGAGCTTCTCGTTCAGGATCACGATCAGCGAGTCGACGTGTTCCGACAGCTGCTCCAGGCCTTCATCCGCGATGTCCATGCACTTCTGACCTTCGTGCGAGAACGGCTTCGACACCACCGCCACGGTCAGCGCGCCGAGCGACTTGGCCACTTCGGCCACGATCGGTGCGGCGCCGGTGCCGGTGCCGCCGCCCATGCCGGCGGCGATGAACACCATGTGCGCACCGCGCAGCGCGTCTTCGATACGCTGGCGCGATTCCTCGGCCAGCTTGCGGCCGACGTCCGGCTTCATACCCGCACCCAGGCCGGTCTCGCCGATCTGGATGACGTTGTGTGCGCGCGAGGTGGACAGCGCCTGCGCGTCGGTGTTTGCGGCGATGAACTCCACGCCGGACATGCCTTTAACGATCATGTGTTGAACTGCATTGCCACCTGCTCCGCCGACGCCGACGACCTTGATGACGGTGCCCAAAGCTGCGTTATCGACCATATCAAACTCCATGATGTGCTCCCTATCAGAATGCGGTTTCCAAGCGCCAGTCCTCATATTTGTAGGAGAACTGGGGATTGAAAACTGCTGTTTCAATTTAAAAAAAGTTTAGTGAAAAAACCACCCGTATTTTGCTTCGTGCTTTGCTGCGTATCTTTTACTCGTGCTGCCTTAAAAATTACCTAAGAACCATTCCTTCATGCGCTGCCACACCGCCTTCACCGACCCATCCTGCCGCGTGACGATGTGACCACGCAGGTACTGCTTTTTCGCTTCCAACAACAGGCCAAGCACGGTCGCGTAGCGCGGGCTGCGCACCACGTCGGCCAACTGGCCACGATAGTCCGGCGTGCCAAGGCGCGCCGGCTTGAGGAATATGTCTTCCGCCATTTCGACCATGCCCGGCATGATCGCGGTGCCGCCGGTCAGCACAATGCCCGACGAGAGCACGCCCTCGTAGCCGGATTCGCGCACCACCTGGTGCACCATCGCGAACAGCTCCTCGACGCGCGGCTCGATCACCGCCGCCAGCGCCTGGCGCGACAGGTTGCGCGGACCACGGTCGCCCAGTCCCGGCACCTCCAGGCTCTCGCCCGGATCGGCCAGCACCTGTTTGGCCACGCCGTAGCGGATCTTGATTTCTTCGGCTTCCGAGGTCGGCGTGCGCAGCGCCATCGCGATGTCGTTGGTAATCTGGTCGCCAGCGATCGGGATCACGGCGGTATGACGGATCGCGCCGTCGGAAAACACCGCCACGTCGGTGGTGCCGCCGCCGATATCGATCAGCACAACACCCAGTTCCTTTTCGTCCGGCGTCAGCACCGCGTCGGCCGAAGCCATCGGCTGCAAAATCAGGTCCGACACTTCCAGTCCGCAGCGGCGCACGCACTTGACGATGTTCTGCACCGCCGACACGGCGCCGGTGACGATATGGACTTTCACTTCAAGGCGGATGCCGCTCATGCCGATCGGTTCGCGCACATCTTCCTGGCTGTCGACGATGAACTCCTGCGGCACCGTATGCAGCAGCTGCTGGTCTGTCGGGATGTTAACCGCCTTTGCCGTTTCGATGACGCGCGCCACGTCGGTCGCCGTCACTTCCTTTTCCTTGATTGCCACCATGCCGCTCGAATTGAAGCTGCGGATATGGCTGCCCGCGATGCCGGCATAGACATTGCGGATCTTGCAGTCGGCCATCAGCTCCGCTTCTTCGAGCGCGCGCTGGATCGATTCGACGGTCGCTTCGATGTTGACCACCACGCCCTTCTTCAGGCCTTTCGATTCGTGCTGACCCAGCCCGATCACCTCGTGGCGTCCATCGCCCATCACCTCGGCCACCACGGCCACCACTTTCGAGGTGCCGATGTCGAGGCCGACGATCAGGTTTTTAGCGTCTTTTGTCATGTCTGTTGCTACCTAGTGTTGGGGTTTAACGCTTATCGTTTTTTTTGCTGCCGCTTTTGGCTTGGTGCCCTCTTTCGGGATCTTCAATCCCGCCGCGCTCAGGGCCAAGCCGTTCTGGTACCGCATATCTATCGTCTCTATATCGGGCAAGTGCTCCACCAGTTGCGGATAAATCCCCGTCAGCCGGTCCACCCTTTCCTTCAACGTGGTGCTGGTCTGCTCGCGGCCCAGCGCCACGCTCATGCCGTTATCGAGCCGCACCGTCCATGCATAGCGGCTCGACAGCGACAGCGCTTGTGGCACCAGCTTGAGCGGCGCGAACCAGCCGCGCAGCTCCGCGTAACGCGACATCACTTCCTTCTCGCTGCCATCGGGCCCGTCGAACGCCGGCAGCTCGTGGTCCTCTTCCGCCTCGGCCAGGTTGGCGGTGAACACATCGCCCTTGACCGACAGCAGCCGACCATCCTCGCCCCACGTACCCAGCGCCTCATGCTCCTCCAGCGCCACGATCAACTGGTCCGGCCACTCGCGGCGCACCGTCGCGCGGCGTACCCAGGGCACCGATTCAAAGGCCAGACGCACCGCGTCCAGGTTGGTCGTGAAGAAGTTGCCCTTTAAGCGGCCCAGCGCGTTGTTCCGCAGGGTCAGGTGGTTCACATGCTGTAACTCGTCATGCCCGATGCTCTCGATACGAATCGTGCGCAGGTTGAACGCCGGGCGCTGCGCCACCCACCACACGCCGGCGGCGATGCATGCCAACAGCACCAGGGCGAAAATGCCGTTGGCGGTTGCATTCAAGGCTTTAGCGTCTTGCCACATCTGATACTTACCCCTTCATCTTCAAACGCGCCGTGCGCAAAATCTCCACGCACAGGTCTTCATAGCTGATGCCCGTCGCGCGCGCCGCCATCGGCACCAGTGAGTGCGTCGTCATGCCGGGCGAGGTGTTCACCTCCAGCAGGAACGGTTTCTGATCGCGCTCGCGCAGCAGCACATCGACCCGCCCCCAGCCTTCGCAACCCAGCGCGCGGTACGCCTGGACGGCGATGCGCTGCATCTCGGCGGCCAGCGCGTCCGGCAGCACCGCCGGGCAAACGTATTTGACGTCGTCGGTGAAGTACTTGTTCTGGTAATCGTAGTTACCGGCCGGCGCGATGATCTCGACGATCGGCAGCGGGCGCGCGTCGGCGCCGCCGCCCAGCATCGCAACCGTAAACTCGCGACCTGTGACGAATTCCTCCGCCAACACCGAGTCGTCCAGAGCGGCGGCGATATCGTAGGCGGCCTTGAATTCTTCAGCGGCGTTGACCTTGGTGATGCCGATGGTCGAGCCCTCGTGCGGCGGCTTGACGATCAGCGGCAGGCCCAGATCGGCGGCGGTCTTGTCCAAATCCGATGTCGCGTCGAGCACCGCGTAGTTCGGCGTCGGCAGGCCGGCGGCCAGCCACACGATCTTGGTGGTGATCTTGTCCATGCCCACCGAGCTGGCCATCACGCCGCTACCGGTATAGGGAATGCCCAACAGCTCCAGCGCGCCCTGCAGGCTGCCGTCTTCGCCGTAGCGGCCGTGCAGCGCGATGAACACGCGGTCGAATTTTTCTGCCGCCAGTTCGGCCAGCGAACGTTCGGCCGTGTCGAAAGGATGGGCGTCGACGCCCTTGCTTTGCAACGCGGCCAGCACGCCCGTGCCGGACATCAGGGACACTTCGCGCTCGGCCGAGCGGCCGCCGAACAGCACGCCGACCTTGCCGAAAGTTTTTACATCGATAGGAGTAAGCTGGTTCACGATCAGACCTTTGGATAATTAGTCAGTTTCGCCGGGACGCCGCTGATCGAGCCTGCGCCCATGGTCATGACGACGTCGCCGTCGCGCACCACGTTCATGATGGTTTCCGGCATATCGCCGATTGCCTCTACAAAAATCGGTTCCGTCTTGCCGCGTGCGCGCAGGGCATGCGCCAACGCGCGGCCATCGGCCGCCACGATAGGCGCCTCGCCTGCGGCGTACACTTCGGCCAGCACCAGCACGTCGGGCGTGCCCAATACCTTGACGAAGTCCTCGAACAGGTCGCGCGTGCGGCTGAAACGGTGCGGCTGGAACGCCAGCACCAGGCGGCGGCCCGGATAGGCGGCGCGCGCGGCGCCGGTGGTCACTTCCATCTCCAGCGGATGGTGGCCGAAGTCGTCCACCAGCGTAAAGGTGCCGCCGCCGGGAATCGCGACTTCACCGTATTTGGTGAAGCGGCGGCCGACACCGGCGAAACCGGCCAGGCCGGCCTGGGTTGCGCTGTCCTCGATGCCGATCTCGCGGGCAATGGCGATCGCCGAGCAGGCGTTCTGCACGTTGTGCATGCCGGGCTGGTTCAGCACCACGTCCAGATCCGGATAACCTTCCTGGATCACGGTGAAGTGCATCTCCACCCCGACGGCGCGCGCGTTCACGGCGCGTACTTCGGCGTCCTCGTGGAAGCCGTAGGTGGTCACCGGCTTGGTCACGTGCGGAATGATCGAGCGCACATTGGCGTCGTCGATGCACAGCATGGCGCGGCCGTAGAAGGGCAGGCGGTGCGTGAAGTGGACGAAGGCCTGCTTGAGCTTTTCGAAATCGTGCTCGTAGGTTTCCATGTGATCGGCGTCGATGTTCGTGATCACTTCGATCATGGGCGTCAGGTTCAGGAACGACGCATCCGATTCGTCGGCTTCCGCCACCAGATACTCGCCGCTGCCCAGTTTCGCGTTGGCGCCGGCGGAAGTCAGCCGGCCGCCGATGACGAAGGTCGGGTCCAGGCCGCCCTGCGCCAGCACCGACGCCACCAGGCTGGTGGTGGTGGTCTTGCCATGCGTGCCGGCGATGGCGATGCCGCGTTTAAGGCGCATCAATTCGCCCAGCATCACCGCGCGCGGAACGATAGGAATCTTGCGGCTGCGCGCCGCGACGATTTCAGGATTGTCCTGTTGTACAGCGGTCGAGGTCACGACGGCGTCGGCGTCGCCGATGTTTTCGGTCGCGTGACCCTGGAACACTTTCGCGCCCATGTCCGCCAGGCGCTGGGTGACAGCGTTGCTGCCCAGGTCCGAGCCGGAGACGGTGTAGCCGAGCGTGAGCAGCACTTCGGCGATGCCGCTCATGCCGCTGCCGCCGATGCCGACGAAGTGTATGTTCTGTACTTTATGCTTCACTGCTTAACCTTTTACCTTTGCAGATTGTTCCAATGCTTGAGCGATCGATTCGTTCGAATCGCGTTTGCCGACCTTGTGCGCCGCCGTCGCCATCGTCAGGCAGGCGTTGCGGGTCAGCGTTTCCAGCAGCGTCGCCACACTTTGCGCGCTCATTTCCGTCTGCGGCATGTGGATCGCCGCGTTCTGTTTGGCCATCCACTGCGCGTTGTCGCGCTGGTGGCTGGTTGTCGACGCCACCAGCGGCACCAGCACGCTGGCCACGCCGGCGGCGGTCAGTTCCGACACGGTGATAGCGCCGGCGCGGCAGACCACCACGTCGGCGGCGCTGTAGGCGGCGGCCATGTCGTCGATGAAATCGACCACGTTGGCCTGCACGCCGGCCTGCGCGTACGACGCGCGCAGCGCATCGATGTTCTTCTTGCCCGACTGGTGCGTCACCAGCGGACGCTGGTCGGCCGGGATCAGCGCCAGCGCCGCCGGCAGATTGTCGTTGAGCGCCTTCGCCCCCAGGCTGCCGCCCACGACCAGTATCCGCAGCGGACCTTCACGTCCGGCGAAACGCTGCGCCGGCGCCGGCATGTCCAGAATCTCCTTGCGCACCGGATTGCCGGTGACGACGGCCTTGTCGGCGGCCTTGCCGAAATCGGCCGGGAAACCGAAGCACACGCGGTCCGCGAACGGCACCAGCGTCTTGTTCGACAACAGCAGCGCGGCGTCGGCGTTGACCAGCACCAGCGGCACGCCGCCCATGCGCGCCATCAGGCCGCCCGGCACCGTCACGTACCCGCCCATGCCCAGCACCACGTCCGGCTTGCGGCTGCCGATGTAGCCACGGCAGGCGATGAACGCCTTAACCATCTTCAGCGCGCCGCCGAGCGAGTGCTTCAAGCCCTTGCCGCGCATGCCGGTGAAGTCGATGCTGTCCATCGGGATGCCGTGTTTCGGCACCAGTTCCTGCTCCATGCCGGCGGAGGTGCCCAGCCAGGTCACGTCCCAGCCGCGCGCGCGCATCGTCTGCGCGATCGCCAGGCCGGGGAAAATGTGGCCGCCGGTGCCGGCCGCCATGATCATCAATTTCTTCGTAGTCCGCGTCATAATCTGCCACCGCGCATCAGAACCCGGTTCTCGTAGTCGATCCGGAGCAGGATCGCGAGTCCGACGCAATTAATCACAACACCCGTGCCGCCATAGCTCATCAGCGGCAAGGTCAGGCCCTTGGTCGGCAGCAGGCCAAGGTTCACGCCCATGTTAATAAACGTCTGCACGCCGATCCAGATGCCGATGCCCTTGGCGGTCAGGCCGGCGAAGGTCTGGTCGATGGCGATCGCCTGGCGACCGATATCAAAGGCACGCTTGACGATCCAGTAGAAACAGCCGATCACCGCCAGCACGCCCACCAGGCCCAGTTCCTCGCCGATCACCGCCATCAGGAAATCGGTGTGCGCCTCCGGCAGGTAGTGCAGCTTCTCGACGCTGCCGCCCAGGCCAACGCCGAAGATCTCGCCGCGTCCGAAGGCGATCAACGAGTGGGTCAGCTGGTAAGCCTTGTTCAAGGCATTGTCCTCTTCCCACGGATTCAGGTAGGCGAAGTAACGCTCGCGGCGGAACTTCGACAACGCAATGATCGAACCGAAGATCCCCACCAGCATGACGCCGATGCCACCGAACCAGATGGCGTTGATCCCGCCCAGGAACAGGATGCCCATGGCGATGCAGACGATCACGCCGAAGGCGCCCAGGTCCGGCTCCAGCAGCAGCAACAGGCCGACGAAGCCGACCGCCGCCGCCATCGGCATGAAGCCCTTGGTCAGCTTGTGCATGTATTCCTGCTTGCGCACCGTGTAGTCGGCGGCGTACAGCACGGCGACGACCTTCATCAATTCCGACGGCTGGATCTTGATCACCACCAGCGACAACCAGCGGCGGCTGCCGTTGACGACCGAACCGAGGCCCGGAATCAGCACCATCACCAGCAGCACCAGAGTGGCGATGAACAGGTATGGCGCCGCCTTCTGCAACGTCGATATGCGGGTACGGAACACGAACAGGCCGATGATCAGCGAGACCACGACGAACATCGCCTGGCGCTGCAGGAAGTAAGTGTTCTGCCAGCGGGTGTAGTTGGCGAACTTGGGCGAGTCGGGCAGCGAGATCGAAGCCGAATACACCATCACCATCCCCAGCAGCATCAGCAACAGGGTGACCCAGACCAGCGGCTGGTCGTACTCCATCATCTTCGATTGCCGCGCGCGGCTGTCCATCGACGTAACCGCCGATTTCGCGCCAAAACGGAACGGCATCTGGAGCGCCATCAGATCTCCTGTCCGTTGTCGAGGGCGATATCGCGCACGGTGTCGATAAACACCTGGGCGCGATGCGCGTAGTTCTTGAACATGTCCATGCTGGCGCAGGCCGGCGACAGCAGCACGGCGTCGCCGCCCTTGGCCATTTCGCTGGCGCGCTTGACGGCCGATGGCAGGTCGGTGCCGCAATCAATCAGCTCATAGTTCAACTGCGCTGAAGGCGCCAGCGCGGCGCGCAGCAGCGGCGCGTCGCGGCCGATCAGCAGCACGGCGCGCGCGTAGCGCGACACGGGTTCGGCCAGCGGTGCGAAGTCCTGGCCCTTGCCGTCGCCGCCCATGATCACCAACAGGCGCTGGTCGGCGCCGGTGAACGCCTTGCCCAGGCCATTGAGCGCGGCCACGGTGGCGCCGACGTTGGTGCCCTTGCTGTCGTCGTAGTATTCGATGTCGTTGATCGCGCCGACCAGTTCCACGCGGTGCGGCTGGCCGCGATACTCGCGCAGGCCGTGCAGCAGCGGCGCCAAAGGCAGGTCGATGGCGCGGCACAGCGCCAGCGCGGCCAGCGCGTTGGCGGCGTTGTGCACGCCGCGAATCTGCAGCGCGTCGGCCGGCATCAGGTTCTTGACCATGCATTCGACCGGTGGTGGCGGCGGATCGCTCTTCTTGCGTTTTTTCGGCTCGGCTTCTTCTTCCGATGGAATCGCCGTCGCCAACCACAACACACCACGCTCGTTGTTCAGGCCAAAATCGTCGCGCACGGTCGGCGCGTCGGTACCGAAGGTGACGTTCTGGCCGGTGGCGCTGGCCATGCGCATGACGGTGGCGTCCTCCCGATTGAGCACGCGCACGGTGTCCGCCGCGAACACGCGATGCTTGGCGGCGGCGTAGGACGGCATGTCGCCGTGCCAGTCCAGATGGTCCTGGGTCACGTTCAGCACCGTGGCGGCATCCGCCTCCAGGGTGAAGGTGGTTTGCAGCTGGAAGCTGGACAACTCCAGCACCCAAATCTCCGGCAAGGCGTCTTCGTCCATCACCTGGCGCAGCACGTCCAGTGCCGCCGGGCTGATATTGCCGGCCACACGCACGCTCTTGCCCGCGCGCTCGCACAGTTGGCCGACCAGAGTGGTGACGGTGGTTTTGCCGTTGGTGCCGGTGATGGCGATGATCTTCGGCGCGTAGGCGCGTTCCTTCTCCAGCGATTCCAGCGCCTGCGCGAACAGTTCGATCTCGCCCCACACCGGAATATTTGCCGAGGAAGCGGCAGGGCCGATTTCGGCCAGCTCGCGGTAAGGCGCCAGGCCGGGGCTGACGGCGACAAAGTCCACGCCTTCCAGCAGCGAGGCACTGAATGAGCCAGACCCGGGACCGGGGACGAATTCGACGTCGGCGATCGCTTCCTTCAGTGCCGGCAAACGCTCCGGCGACTCACGGGTATCGGCAACGCGCACGCGCGCGCCGCTGCGGGCGAGCCACAGCGCCATCGCCAGGCCCGATTCTCCGAGCCCCAGTACCAGTGCGTTTTTGCCTTCGTAAATCATCAGCGCAGTTTCAAAGTAGAGAGCCCAACCAGCACCAGCATCATCGTGATAATCCAGAAGCGCACGACGACCTGAGTCTCTTTCCAGCCTTTTTGTTCAAAGTGATGGTGCAAGGGCGCCATCAGGAACACGCGGCGGCCGACGCCGAAACGCTTCTTGGTGTACTTGAACCAGCCCACCTGCATAATCACCGACACCGTCTCGGCGACGAAAATACCGCCCATGATGAACAACACGATTTCCTGGCGCACGATCACGGCGATGGTGCCCAGCGCGCCGCCCAAGGCCAGCGCGCCGACGTCGCCCATGAACACTTGAGCCGGGTGCGTGTTAAACCACAGGAAGGCCAGACCCGCGCCGGCTAGCGCGCCGCAGAAGATAATCAGTTCGCCCGCGCCGGGAATGTGCGGGATGAACAGATACTTCGAGTACGTCGCGCTACCGGTCAGGTAAGCGAACAGGCCGAGCGCCGAACCGACCATAATCGTCGGCATGATCGCCAGGCCGTCCAGGCCATCAGTGAAGTTAACGGCGTTGCTGGTCCCGACGATGACACAATATGTCAACGCGATGAAACCCCACACGCCCAGCGGATAGCTGATGGTCTTGAAGAACGGGACGATCAAGTCGGCCTTCGGCGGCAAATCCATCGAAAAGCCCGACTGCACCCAGGCGAAGAACAGCTCAAAGACCTTGCCGGCGTTGGGCGCCGATACCGAGAACGCCAGGTACAGCGCGGCGGCCAGGCCGACCAGCGACTGCCAGAAGTATTTTTCCGCCGAGCGCATGCCCTCCGGGTCCTGGCGCACCACCTTGCGGTAGTCGTCGACCCAGCCGACCGCGCCGAAGCCCAAGGTGACGACCAGCACAGGCCAGATCAAACGATTCGACAGGTCGCACCACAGCAGCGTCGATACGCCGATTGCGATCAGGATCAACAAGCCGCCCATGGTCGGCGTGCCGTGTTTTTTCAGGTGGGTCTGCGGACCGTCGGTGCGCACGGCCTGGCCGTACTTCATTGCGGTCAGCATGCGGATCACGGCCGGACCGGCGCACAGGCCGATCAACAAGGCGGTGGCGGCGGCGAACACCGCGCGGAAGGTGATGAAGTTGAAGACCCGCAGGGGGCCGATCTCGTCCTGGAAAAACTGTGCGAGCCAGAGCAGCATGATTAGTGACTTTCCTTGTTAGCTTGTTGCGATCCAATCAAATGCTGCACGACCCGTTCCATTTTCATGAAGCGGGAGCCCTTGATTAATACGGTTGCATTCGGTGCGACGGCTGCCTCCACG is part of the Oxalobacteraceae bacterium OTU3CAMAD1 genome and encodes:
- a CDS encoding methyltransferase domain-containing protein — translated: MQQQAVVAQQFGQTASAYLTSTVHSQGADLAALRELAAGLGKPVVLDLGCGAGHASFAVAPVARSVTAFDLANEMLAVVTGAAQERGLHNIVTEQGNVASLPFADASFCMIVTRFSAHHWLDLPAALREVKRVLKPNGQLVVIDITAPEVPLHDTTLQAVELLRDGSHVRDYRPSEWTATLQAAGFLPERAGDWKLQMVFDEWTARMRTPPERVAAIRSLFASAPEETLKYFEVQPDGSFTIDSTLFKATHKHSDIY
- a CDS encoding peroxiredoxin; amino-acid sequence: MTIKIGDTLPEGTLSEFVETETEGCSLGPNTFNVQDLVKGKKIAIFGLPGAYTPTCSAQHVPGYVKHAADLKAKGVDEIWCISVNDAFVMGAWGRDQKATGTVRMMADGNAAYSKALGLDADFSKHGMGTRSQRYSMLVEDGVVKQLNVEQGGKFEVSNAETLLGQA
- the ftsZ gene encoding cell division protein FtsZ, with protein sequence MEFDMVDNAALGTVIKVVGVGGAGGNAVQHMIVKGMSGVEFIAANTDAQALSTSRAHNVIQIGETGLGAGMKPDVGRKLAEESRQRIEDALRGAHMVFIAAGMGGGTGTGAAPIVAEVAKSLGALTVAVVSKPFSHEGQKCMDIADEGLEQLSEHVDSLIVILNEKLEEIYEDESLIEWLQHADDVLNNAVAGIAEIINVPGHINVDFNDVKTIMGEQGKAMMGTATASGIDRARIAAEQAVASPLLDGVDLSGARGVLVNVTASRGLKGKEIKEVMAAVRAFAAPDASIAQGIAYDDTMGDEIRVTVVATGLGKGKKHVQLVPQQLLRTGTHNSPMMPSGAMGGAASAGVSMGATGGMGGGGAPAFDGMKAPAVWRRESASEQVRAMEKNGMETYDIPAFLRKQAD
- the ftsA gene encoding cell division protein FtsA gives rise to the protein MTKDAKNLIVGLDIGTSKVVAVVAEVMGDGRHEVIGLGQHESKGLKKGVVVNIEATVESIQRALEEAELMADCKIRNVYAGIAGSHIRSFNSSGMVAIKEKEVTATDVARVIETAKAVNIPTDQQLLHTVPQEFIVDSQEDVREPIGMSGIRLEVKVHIVTGAVSAVQNIVKCVRRCGLEVSDLILQPMASADAVLTPDEKELGVVLIDIGGGTTDVAVFSDGAIRHTAVIPIAGDQITNDIAMALRTPTSEAEEIKIRYGVAKQVLADPGESLEVPGLGDRGPRNLSRQALAAVIEPRVEELFAMVHQVVRESGYEGVLSSGIVLTGGTAIMPGMVEMAEDIFLKPARLGTPDYRGQLADVVRSPRYATVLGLLLEAKKQYLRGHIVTRQDGSVKAVWQRMKEWFLGNF
- a CDS encoding cell division protein FtsQ/DivIB — encoded protein: MWQDAKALNATANGIFALVLLACIAAGVWWVAQRPAFNLRTIRIESIGHDELQHVNHLTLRNNALGRLKGNFFTTNLDAVRLAFESVPWVRRATVRREWPDQLIVALEEHEALGTWGEDGRLLSVKGDVFTANLAEAEEDHELPAFDGPDGSEKEVMSRYAELRGWFAPLKLVPQALSLSSRYAWTVRLDNGMSVALGREQTSTTLKERVDRLTGIYPQLVEHLPDIETIDMRYQNGLALSAAGLKIPKEGTKPKAAAKKTISVKPQH
- a CDS encoding D-alanine--D-alanine ligase, which produces MNQLTPIDVKTFGKVGVLFGGRSAEREVSLMSGTGVLAALQSKGVDAHPFDTAERSLAELAAEKFDRVFIALHGRYGEDGSLQGALELLGIPYTGSGVMASSVGMDKITTKIVWLAAGLPTPNYAVLDATSDLDKTAADLGLPLIVKPPHEGSTIGITKVNAAEEFKAAYDIAAALDDSVLAEEFVTGREFTVAMLGGGADARPLPIVEIIAPAGNYDYQNKYFTDDVKYVCPAVLPDALAAEMQRIAVQAYRALGCEGWGRVDVLLRERDQKPFLLEVNTSPGMTTHSLVPMAARATGISYEDLCVEILRTARLKMKG
- the murC gene encoding UDP-N-acetylmuramate--L-alanine ligase, whose protein sequence is MKHKVQNIHFVGIGGSGMSGIAEVLLTLGYTVSGSDLGSNAVTQRLADMGAKVFQGHATENIGDADAVVTSTAVQQDNPEIVAARSRKIPIVPRAVMLGELMRLKRGIAIAGTHGKTTTTSLVASVLAQGGLDPTFVIGGRLTSAGANAKLGSGEYLVAEADESDASFLNLTPMIEVITNIDADHMETYEHDFEKLKQAFVHFTHRLPFYGRAMLCIDDANVRSIIPHVTKPVTTYGFHEDAEVRAVNARAVGVEMHFTVIQEGYPDLDVVLNQPGMHNVQNACSAIAIAREIGIEDSATQAGLAGFAGVGRRFTKYGEVAIPGGGTFTLVDDFGHHPLEMEVTTGAARAAYPGRRLVLAFQPHRFSRTRDLFEDFVKVLGTPDVLVLAEVYAAGEAPIVAADGRALAHALRARGKTEPIFVEAIGDMPETIMNVVRDGDVVMTMGAGSISGVPAKLTNYPKV
- the murG gene encoding undecaprenyldiphospho-muramoylpentapeptide beta-N-acetylglucosaminyltransferase; translated protein: MTRTTKKLMIMAAGTGGHIFPGLAIAQTMRARGWDVTWLGTSAGMEQELVPKHGIPMDSIDFTGMRGKGLKHSLGGALKMVKAFIACRGYIGSRKPDVVLGMGGYVTVPGGLMARMGGVPLVLVNADAALLLSNKTLVPFADRVCFGFPADFGKAADKAVVTGNPVRKEILDMPAPAQRFAGREGPLRILVVGGSLGAKALNDNLPAALALIPADQRPLVTHQSGKKNIDALRASYAQAGVQANVVDFIDDMAAAYSAADVVVCRAGAITVSELTAAGVASVLVPLVASTTSHQRDNAQWMAKQNAAIHMPQTEMSAQSVATLLETLTRNACLTMATAAHKVGKRDSNESIAQALEQSAKVKG
- the ftsW gene encoding putative lipid II flippase FtsW translates to MALQMPFRFGAKSAVTSMDSRARQSKMMEYDQPLVWVTLLLMLLGMVMVYSASISLPDSPKFANYTRWQNTYFLQRQAMFVVVSLIIGLFVFRTRISTLQKAAPYLFIATLVLLVMVLIPGLGSVVNGSRRWLSLVVIKIQPSELMKVVAVLYAADYTVRKQEYMHKLTKGFMPMAAAVGFVGLLLLLEPDLGAFGVIVCIAMGILFLGGINAIWFGGIGVMLVGIFGSIIALSKFRRERYFAYLNPWEEDNALNKAYQLTHSLIAFGRGEIFGVGLGGSVEKLHYLPEAHTDFLMAVIGEELGLVGVLAVIGCFYWIVKRAFDIGRQAIAIDQTFAGLTAKGIGIWIGVQTFINMGVNLGLLPTKGLTLPLMSYGGTGVVINCVGLAILLRIDYENRVLMRGGRL